Genomic segment of Polycladomyces abyssicola:
TTCCACCACTGACTGCAAATGATGAATGTTTCGGATCAGCAAAGTCATGTGAATCTTGGCCATTCCGTGGCGATCAGCCTTGCCGCTGACGGCGGTCAAATGCGTTTTGGTTTCGGATACGGCTTGCAACACTTCGTGGAGCAATCCCCGTCGATCCAAACCGGAAATCTCGATATCCACATGATAGGATTGCTCACCTTCGCCTTCCCATTCCACCCCGATCATGCGTTCCGGTTCGACTGATTGGATGTTGGGGCAGTCCTTGCGATGAACGGACACACCGCGTCCCCGGGTGACAAACCCGATGATCTCGTCGCCCGGTACGGGGTTGCAACAGCGGGACAGGCGCACCAACAGGTTGTCCACGCCCTTGACTCGAACGCCCTGCGCCATTTTTCGGCGCTGGGTTGGCATGTTTTTCACTTCGGGAAGAACGACGGGTGCCGCATCTTCTTCCTGCTTCAAGCCTTCCGTCAGCTTGTTGACAACCTGTGCCGTGGAGATGCCGCCATAACCGACAGCGGCATACATATCTTCCTCATCTTGAAAGTTGAACTTGGCAGCCGTTTCTTTCAACCTTTCGGCCGTCAGCACCTCGCTCGGGTTGAAATCGTGTTTTCTCAGAAGGGCCTCGATCATCTCCTGCCCTTTGGCGACACTTTCCTCTCTGCGCTGCTTTTTGAACCAACTGCGGATCTTGTTGCGGGCATGGGACGACTTGACGATCTTCAACCAGTCTTGGCTGGGACCGTAACTGTGCTTCGAGGTGAGAATTTCCACTATATCGCCTGTTTTCAATTTGTGATCAAGCGGTACAATCTTTCCGTTTACCTTGGCGCCGATACACTTATTGCCCACTTCGGTGTGGATGCGGTAGGCAAAATCCAACGGGACCGATCCGGCCGGCAGTTCGATGACATCCCCTTTGGGCGTAAACACGAACACGGAGTCGGAAAACAGATCCATTTTCAGGTTTTCCATGAACTCCTTGGCATCCTTGGCCTCTTGCTGCAATTCCATGATTTCACGGAACCACTTCAATTTATCCTCAAAGGAACCTGGTTGGTAACTTTGCCCTTCTTTGTATGCCCAGTGAGCCGCGATCCCATATTCGGCCGTTTGGTGCATCTCCTTGGTCCGGATCTGAACTTCGATCGGTTCTCCTTTCGGGCCGATTACGGTGGTATGCAGCGACTGGTACATGTTGGGTTTGGGCATGGCAATATAGTCTTTAAACCGGCCGGGCATCGGTTTCCATATTGTGTGAATGATCCCCAACACCGCATAGCAATCGCGGATGGTGTCAACGATGACACGAACCGCCAGCAAATCGTATATCTCGTTAAACTGCTTGTGCTGGGTCACCATTTTTTTGTAGATACTGTAAATGTGCTTGGGACGACCGGAAATATCCGCTTCAATTCCCGTTTGTTCCAACCGTTCCCGGATCGTTTTGACCACTTGTTCGATATATTGCTCACGCTCTGCCCGTTTTTTGCGCATCAGATTCACGATCCGGTAATACTGTTGGGGATTGAGATAGCGTAGCGCGGTATCCTCCAACTCCCACTTGATCCGGGAAATACCCAGACGATGAGCCAACGGGGCGAAAATTTCCAAAGTCTCGTTGGCGATGCGCCGTTGCTTTTCCTCGGGCAGGTGCTTCAGCGTGCGCATATTGTGCAATCGGTCAGCCAGCTTGATCAGGATCACCCGGAAGTCCTGCGCCATCGCCACGAACATCTTGCGGTGGTTTTCCGCCTGGTGTTCTTCGGTCGATTTATAATTCATCCGGATTTTCAGTTTCGTGACGCCGTCCACCAACTGTGTCACCGTTTCCCCGAACTCTTCTTTCAACGTATCCAGCGTCACACCGGTATCTTCCACCACATCGTGCAACATGGCAGCCATCAGTGTGATCGCATCCATCTGCAAATCGACCAGGATTTCAGCCACAGCTACCGGATGGTGGATATACGGCTCACCTGATTTGCGAAACTGGCCTTCATGCGCTTGTTTCGCAAATTCATATGCTTTCTTCACCTTTTTCAGATCTTCTTCACTGAGATATCGTGCCGCTTTCTCCAAGAGCTGCTCTATCGGCATTGCCAGCTTCACCCGTTCAATATCCAAAGTTTTTCCTTTAATTATCTATTAAGGCAGATGGAAAGTAAAGAGGCGGTGAGAGATTCTCAGAGGATTGACATAAGCCCGGCACCGCAGGGATGGTGGCTAACCCTCAAAGGGTGAGGCGCTTCATCTGCTTATGCCTGTAAAATGGAGGAAAAATCAGGGGAAGACTGTTGGAAATATTGTGGCAGCGATTGTCAATCGTGCCGGGTCGTCTCCCATCTTTCCGACAATGCCTTGAAAAGATGAGAGACGACGACTTCTGGCACTTCAATTCCATCAGATCGGTCATTTATCCGTCTTTTCTTTGGAATGTTCCGCCTCACGCCACGTGAACAATTTCGTATTTCTTCTTAGATGAATGAGTACGGCGGAAAAAACGATTGCTGCAAACAGCACCATGCCGTATTTGAGGTATTCCTCTGTTCGGTACATGATAATCGGTGCCACAATGACGCCACCGTACGAAGCGATTTCAAAGCTCCATAACAGCCATTTCCACACACGGTATAAATAACTGCGAAAATGAATATCTCCAGGTTGGAACAGCTCCCGAAACAACAGCACGATCAGGGAGACCATCCACAAAATCATCGCGGTGAGAATAATGCGTCCAAAACCCGCAATCAGTGCTTGAAAAAAATCATGCAGCCATTCCATCATGGCTCTCTCCTTTTTGCCGTTCTCATGCCTAATAGTATATCATAGCATGTCTTTGTTTTAACACAATGCCAAGATTTTTTCACAGCACAGGGGTCGGAGATGATCCCGACCTGGGTGAAGCCGTC
This window contains:
- a CDS encoding RelA/SpoT family protein, translated to MPIEQLLEKAARYLSEEDLKKVKKAYEFAKQAHEGQFRKSGEPYIHHPVAVAEILVDLQMDAITLMAAMLHDVVEDTGVTLDTLKEEFGETVTQLVDGVTKLKIRMNYKSTEEHQAENHRKMFVAMAQDFRVILIKLADRLHNMRTLKHLPEEKQRRIANETLEIFAPLAHRLGISRIKWELEDTALRYLNPQQYYRIVNLMRKKRAEREQYIEQVVKTIRERLEQTGIEADISGRPKHIYSIYKKMVTQHKQFNEIYDLLAVRVIVDTIRDCYAVLGIIHTIWKPMPGRFKDYIAMPKPNMYQSLHTTVIGPKGEPIEVQIRTKEMHQTAEYGIAAHWAYKEGQSYQPGSFEDKLKWFREIMELQQEAKDAKEFMENLKMDLFSDSVFVFTPKGDVIELPAGSVPLDFAYRIHTEVGNKCIGAKVNGKIVPLDHKLKTGDIVEILTSKHSYGPSQDWLKIVKSSHARNKIRSWFKKQRREESVAKGQEMIEALLRKHDFNPSEVLTAERLKETAAKFNFQDEEDMYAAVGYGGISTAQVVNKLTEGLKQEEDAAPVVLPEVKNMPTQRRKMAQGVRVKGVDNLLVRLSRCCNPVPGDEIIGFVTRGRGVSVHRKDCPNIQSVEPERMIGVEWEGEGEQSYHVDIEISGLDRRGLLHEVLQAVSETKTHLTAVSGKADRHGMAKIHMTLLIRNIHHLQSVVERVKRIRDIYSVRRIMQ